Within Alphaproteobacteria bacterium, the genomic segment TAAAATGCCGGATCGCTGTATGTTTCCTATGGGAGGGGTGTATGAATATCGATCCGACGGCTCAATTGGCGCTGGTTGTTTTCGTTAGCATTATCGTTGTGTCGGTTGGGCTATTGGGCTTCCTGCTCACCCGCAAGATGCGCAAATAAGCCTAAGCCACAGGGCACAGATCGACGGCCACCTCTCCCGGGCGGAAGGGTGGCCGTTTTCATTTTCCTGTAACGGAACCGATAGCCGAACTGTAACAGTTGGCGGGCCATCCTCACGGCGTTTTGACCCCACAATCGCCTATGAGGGATGACCTATGAAGACCCTGATCAAGACCCTGGCCCTGGCTCCGCTGGTTGCGCTGACCTTGGCCGCCTGCGCCTCCGGCTACAGCAAGCCCGGCTTCTACACCGAAGTGAAGGACGGGCGCCTCTGGGTGTTCGAGGAAGGCTCGAAGTCGCTGGCCGAATTTAAGAAATCCGGCGAACCCGCCAAGCAGTACACCAAAATCGGCGGCGGTCCCGATGGCATGACCATCAAGTCGGACGACATCAAGACGATCGACAAGTACATGGCCGCCCAATAAGGCGTCGAGAGCAGACTCTCTCCGGATTGAAGGCCGACTCCTGATCAAGGAGTCGGCCTCTTCTTTTGTCAGTAGTCGCGCTTCACCACGCCCGACAGGGCGAACAGGCCGATGGATAGCAGAAACCAACCGGCCAGAATATGCAGCCACAGATAGGCCAGGAACAGCCAACCCATCGGGGCGTTGGGTTGGGGCAGCCAGTAGATTTCCTGCTTCAAATCCACCAGTGGCAGCAAGGCGTCCAGGGAATAGATCGCTGGCACGAAGGGCTGCGCGCCGGTCAGGGCAAGCCCGGAATCGGCCACGGCGCCAACGCCTTGCGCCCAGCCGAACATCACCGATCCCAGCAGCCAGAAACAGGCCAGCCAGATGGCGGCGCGCCAGGGCGTATAGCCAAAGCCGATGGTGGCTTCCAGCACATGGTTCCACAGCCAGCGAAAGGTGCGCAACTTGCCCTTGCGCCTGAATTCGCGTTCCTTCTCCATCAAGGTCAGGCGCGAATCGCGCCTTTGGCCCGACGACTTCAGGACTCGGGCCAATTGTTCATAGGGCTGCGGCGTGAAGATGTCGGTGTCCTGGCGTTCAAGCCAGCGCTTGCGCGACGCAAATCCCAGGGGCGCACTGGCCGAGAAGCGTTCGTAGCGAAATCCGTCGATCAGCAATTTGCCCGGGGCGGGCCAGCTGTTTTCGCTGTCGTCGAACACCTTGACCTGACTGTCGCGCAAATCCAGCTTGCCGCTGAAACCGCCGTCGCGCATCGAGAAGATTTTTCCCAGATCGGCGGAAGCTAGGCTGATGTCGCCCTCGGCTTGGAACCCATCCTTGAAAAAGACGCCGCCCGCCACTTTGACGCCGTCGGCATAGATGGCCCTGCCCGTCGCATTCAGGAAATGACCGCCGATGCATGACAGGATGCCGCCGATCTCGGCGTCGAGCAGGCGCACCTCGCCCTTGGCCTTGAAATTGGCGCGCAGATACAGGCTGTCTCGCACCTTAAGGCCGCTGCCGTCGATGGCTGGTCCCTTCTCGCTTTCGAACTGGCCGCCGATGCATGACAGAACGCCGCCGATTTCGGCGGCAGGCAGGATCAACCCGCCCCGGCAGGAAAAACCCGCCGTCAGCAGCACGGCGCCGCTCACCTTCATGCGGTCGGCGCGGATGCCCTTTTCCACCTTGCATCCCGGCATGAACAGGCCCGCCAGCTTGGCGTCGCGCAGCAGCAGCCCCTTGGGAAAATCGCAGTTCACGAAATAGAGCCAGATGGCGACGTCGCGATTTTCCAGGTCAAGCGCGCCATCCAGCTCGATCCCCTCGACATGGATGCCCCTGGGATGTAGGGCGCCGTAAGCCCCGCCGATCAACCGCGCCAGAAACGCGGCCTCCAGCTTGGGTTTGTCATCCAGAGGAAAGCGCAGGAACTCGCCCGATCTGGCCGCATTCAGAATCAGTTGCTCGACATCCGACAATTCGGATTCCGCTTTCGTCATGATATCCCCGCAAGGCAGATTATTGTTTGATCGTTCAACTATCGTTTCTTCGATAGCGTGCGCAAGAATGCGCCGAAGCCCCCGCCAGGGCAACCAACCGGCAGTCGAATCAAATCAAGGAACGATGATTATTTGCGCCGAACGACCAGCATGCAGAAAGCCAGACTCATGCCGGTCGCGGGCAAGGCCCGCGCGCGCCTAAAGGCGCGGGAGCCAAGCGTTCCGGAGGAACGCGCCCGGCGCTTGAGGCTTGCATTAATCGGTCACGATTAATGCAAACTAGTAAATGGACCGGAACGATCAGTGCGACATGATCACGGGAACGGTCATGTGGCGCATGATATGGCGGGTTGCGCCGCCCAGCACCATTTCGCGCAATCGCGAGCGGCCATAGCACCCCATGACGATCAGGTCGATATTCTCGTCGGCGGCCCTGGAGAGCAGCATATTGCCGACATCAATGTCCTCGGCGAACACATGCTGGGCCTCTGCCTTGACATTGTGGCGGGCCAGATGCTGCGAGATGTCGGCGCCGGGAACGGCGCCGTGCCCGCTCTGCCCGCCATGGGGATTGATCGCCAGCACCACGACCTGCTTGGCGTCGCGCAGCAAGGGAATGGTGTCGCCGACGGCGCGCGTACTTTCGCGCGAAGCGTTCCAGGCCACCATGACGCGCTCGCCCAGCTTCTTGAAGTTTCCGATATAAGGCACCACCATCACCGGACGGCCCAGTTCGAACACCAATTCATCGGCAATGTCGACCGATCCGCCGTCGCCGCCGATAGAATTGTCGCGCTGCCCCACCACCACCAGATCGGCGTAACGCCCATGCATCGACAATTGCTCGACCGGATCGCCCTCGACGGCGCGCCATTCCAGCGACAAGCCCGATTGCCCGGTAGCCTCGTCCCACATCTTGCGCGCCTGCTCCTGCGCTTCCTTCTGGAAGCGGGCTTGAAGATCTTGCACCTGCTGGCCCATGAGCGACTGGACAAATTCCGGCACGTCGGGCGCCGTGGCGATGAACAGGCCGATCAGATGGGCGTTCTGCGTCCGCGCCACTGAAACCGCCAACTCGATCCGAGACGGGCAATTCTTGGAACTATCGACATGCACCAGAATATCCTTGTAGGGCATGGCACTCCTCGCAATCCGGAAAGGGGCGATTGAATTCGGCAAACCTTAGCGCATTTCGCCCAGTTTGGCACCACCCCCGATAGGGAAATCAGCAAACCGGCAGATTGTCGATCAGGCGCGTGCGACCCAGCCAGGCCGCCGCCAGGATGCGGGCCGGGGCCGTGGGATGCTCGACCGGCTCCAGCGACTGGGCGTCGCGCACTTCGATGTAATCGACTTTGGCGAAACCCGCCCGCAGCAGCGACTGGCTGGCTTGGGATGTGGCCTGCCCGGCTGGCAATCCGGCCCGCAGGCTGGCCGCCGCCTCGGACAAAACCTGAAACAAGCGAGGCGCAATCGCCCTTTCCTCGGGCGTCAAATAGGCATTGCGCGAAGATTTGGCCAAGCCGTCGGCTTCGCGCAGCGTCGGCGCGCCAAGGATGCGCACCGGAATATCCAGATCAAGCACTAGGCGGCGGATGACCTGAAGCTGCTGGTAATCCTTTTCGCCGAACACCGCCAGATCGGGCAGACCTTGCAGCAGCAGCTTGGCGACCACGGTGGCGACCCCGGAAAAATGGCCGGGACGGCAAGCCCCGCACAGGCCTTCCGAAACATGAGCCACCGTGATGCTGGTGGAAAATCCCTGGGGATACATGGCAGCCACATCGGGCAGATAAACCAGATCGCCGCCCGC encodes:
- a CDS encoding universal stress protein; amino-acid sequence: MPYKDILVHVDSSKNCPSRIELAVSVARTQNAHLIGLFIATAPDVPEFVQSLMGQQVQDLQARFQKEAQEQARKMWDEATGQSGLSLEWRAVEGDPVEQLSMHGRYADLVVVGQRDNSIGGDGGSVDIADELVFELGRPVMVVPYIGNFKKLGERVMVAWNASRESTRAVGDTIPLLRDAKQVVVLAINPHGGQSGHGAVPGADISQHLARHNVKAEAQHVFAEDIDVGNMLLSRAADENIDLIVMGCYGRSRLREMVLGGATRHIMRHMTVPVIMSH
- a CDS encoding pantoate--beta-alanine ligase yields the protein MRAVRQPAELRAIIADWQRQGLKVGFVPTMGALHEGHLSLVDMAKAEADKVVVSIFVNPTQFGPNEDFTRYPRQEAADQALLEQAGGDLVYLPDVAAMYPQGFSTSITVAHVSEGLCGACRPGHFSGVATVVAKLLLQGLPDLAVFGEKDYQQLQVIRRLVLDLDIPVRILGAPTLREADGLAKSSRNAYLTPEERAIAPRLFQVLSEAAASLRAGLPAGQATSQASQSLLRAGFAKVDYIEVRDAQSLEPVEHPTAPARILAAAWLGRTRLIDNLPVC